Proteins encoded by one window of Candidatus Binatia bacterium:
- a CDS encoding acyl-CoA dehydrogenase family protein — MRPFYTPSDEEFRATVRRFVEQEITPHVDEWDEAESFPRKLYKKAAEVGRV; from the coding sequence ATGCGCCCGTTCTACACCCCCAGCGACGAAGAGTTCCGGGCCACCGTCCGCCGCTTCGTCGAGCAGGAGATCACTCCGCACGTCGACGAGTGGGACGAGGCCGAAAGCTTTCCCCGCAAGCTGTACAAGAAGGCTGCCGAG